In Roseomonas fluvialis, one genomic interval encodes:
- a CDS encoding AAA family ATPase, producing MSHAAAVPQPAAGRVIAIASGKGGVGKTWFAITLAQAMARRGARVLLVDADLGLANVDVQLGFQPERDLSAVISGRLTTEAAATRHAAAGIDILAGRSGSGALASLEGVALDVVLAAIAGAAVRWDRVVVDLGAGLEAPQRRIAAAADTLLVLATEEPTSLTDAYAVLKLHAADRPGGDARIVVNLAADAAGGLRTHAALARAAATFLRRDIPLAGVVRRDAKVRDAIRHQAPLLTRHPGCIAARDVEAIARGLA from the coding sequence ATGAGCCACGCCGCAGCAGTCCCGCAGCCCGCGGCCGGGCGCGTCATCGCCATCGCCTCCGGCAAGGGGGGCGTGGGGAAGACCTGGTTCGCCATCACCCTCGCGCAGGCCATGGCGCGCCGGGGCGCGCGCGTGCTGCTGGTCGATGCCGACCTCGGCCTCGCCAACGTGGATGTGCAACTGGGCTTCCAGCCCGAGCGCGACCTCTCGGCCGTGATCTCCGGCCGGCTGACGACCGAAGCCGCAGCCACGCGCCATGCCGCGGCGGGCATCGACATCCTGGCCGGGCGGTCGGGATCGGGCGCGCTGGCGTCGCTCGAAGGGGTCGCGCTCGATGTCGTGCTCGCCGCCATCGCGGGCGCGGCCGTGCGCTGGGACCGTGTGGTGGTGGACCTGGGCGCGGGGCTTGAGGCGCCGCAACGGCGCATCGCGGCTGCAGCGGATACGCTGCTGGTACTCGCCACCGAGGAGCCGACCAGCCTGACCGACGCCTATGCCGTGCTGAAGCTGCATGCGGCGGACCGGCCGGGCGGCGATGCCCGCATCGTGGTGAACCTGGCGGCCGATGCCGCGGGGGGCCTGCGCACGCATGCGGCGCTGGCGCGCGCGGCGGCCACCTTCCTCAGGCGCGACATTCCGCTGGCCGGCGTGGTACGGCGCGATGCGAAGGTGCGCGACGCGATCCGCCACCAGGCCCCGCTGCTCACGCGCCATCCAGGCTGCATCGCGGCGCGCGACGTGGAGGCGATCGCTCGCGGACTGGCCTGA
- a CDS encoding OpgC family protein, with protein sequence MIRQDRDLRVDIVRGFALWAIFVNHTPGNWLGYITPRNYTLADATEAFVMLAGYAAGLAYGIVMDRQGWFFAASRVMGRVFTLYVAHIFLLVLFTAQVGFSAERLDAAAYLDELHLDPFATEPYRALLEALLLRYQPSFLNILPLYIVVLAMFALAMPLMRRPWLMLALSVGLWVCARAFDLTLPSWRGEDWFFNPLAWQLLFFIGCAIGYRPPGGAALSVPWRPWAGALCWLLLAAGAAMTVLIYFQWDFAEASLPAFAPFLAAIDKASLHPMRLLTMLALTYLIAHGIPRDAAWMRTRPALLLALLGQQALPVFCAGIGLSFAARLALEFSDGWAVQAVVNLVGAALLVGLAVLTAWYGAEKRAVRRPPPPLQAPATGDSR encoded by the coding sequence TTGATCAGGCAGGACCGCGACCTCAGGGTGGACATCGTCCGCGGCTTCGCGCTGTGGGCCATCTTCGTGAACCACACGCCGGGCAACTGGCTGGGCTACATCACGCCGCGCAACTACACCCTGGCAGACGCAACCGAGGCCTTCGTGATGCTGGCCGGCTACGCGGCCGGTCTCGCCTACGGCATCGTGATGGACCGGCAGGGCTGGTTCTTCGCCGCATCCCGCGTCATGGGGCGTGTCTTCACACTGTATGTCGCGCATATCTTCCTGCTGGTGCTGTTCACCGCGCAGGTCGGCTTTTCCGCCGAACGGCTGGATGCGGCGGCGTATCTCGACGAACTGCACCTCGACCCCTTCGCCACCGAACCCTACCGCGCGCTGCTCGAGGCGCTGCTGCTGCGCTACCAGCCCTCCTTCCTCAACATCCTGCCGCTCTACATCGTGGTGCTGGCGATGTTCGCGCTGGCCATGCCGCTGATGCGCCGGCCCTGGCTGATGCTGGCGCTGTCCGTTGGCCTGTGGGTCTGCGCACGCGCCTTCGACCTCACGCTGCCCTCCTGGCGGGGCGAGGACTGGTTCTTCAACCCGCTGGCCTGGCAGTTGCTGTTCTTCATCGGCTGCGCGATCGGCTACCGGCCGCCGGGCGGGGCGGCGCTGTCGGTGCCCTGGCGTCCCTGGGCGGGGGCCTTGTGCTGGCTGCTGTTGGCCGCGGGAGCGGCAATGACGGTGCTGATCTATTTCCAGTGGGATTTCGCGGAGGCGAGCCTGCCCGCCTTCGCGCCCTTCCTGGCGGCGATCGACAAGGCATCGCTGCACCCCATGCGGCTGCTGACCATGCTGGCGCTGACCTACCTGATCGCGCACGGCATCCCGCGCGACGCCGCCTGGATGCGGACGCGCCCGGCGCTGCTGCTGGCGCTGCTCGGCCAGCAGGCGCTGCCGGTGTTCTGCGCCGGGATCGGCCTGTCCTTCGCCGCGCGCCTGGCGCTGGAATTCTCCGACGGCTGGGCGGTCCAGGCGGTGGTGAACCTTGTGGGCGCAGCGCTGCTGGTCGGCCTCGCGGTCCTGACCGCTTGGTACGGGGCCGAAAAGCGGGCGGTCCGGCGTCCGCCGCCACCCTTGCAGGCGCCGGCGACGGGCGATAGTCGTTAG
- a CDS encoding SGNH/GDSL hydrolase family protein, producing the protein MRFVLALLVGLSLAWPVAAVQGPGCGAPAEWLESPPLRATATGIATGRLRILAVGSASVSGPGVTAPAAAWPARLEALLRERRPDLALTFEVRGARGSTATDQWRQIEEALRAGPIDLVIWQAGMTEAVRGLPIDDMAAVISQGLDRLHARGVDAIIMGIQYSRFLRANAEVDPYRDALRVLAAAGHAGFFSRYDIMRAWAEAGTVDMERAQRDRRAAEVDKLNDCLARALGAFIRDGVAEARR; encoded by the coding sequence ATGCGCTTCGTCCTGGCCCTGCTGGTCGGGTTGAGCCTTGCCTGGCCGGTCGCGGCCGTGCAGGGGCCGGGCTGTGGCGCCCCGGCGGAATGGCTGGAATCACCGCCGTTGCGCGCCACCGCCACGGGCATCGCCACCGGCCGGCTGCGCATCCTGGCGGTGGGGTCCGCCTCGGTCTCTGGTCCGGGCGTGACGGCACCGGCGGCCGCCTGGCCCGCCCGGCTTGAGGCGCTGCTGCGCGAACGCCGCCCGGACCTGGCCCTGACCTTCGAGGTGCGCGGCGCGCGCGGTTCGACCGCGACGGACCAATGGCGCCAGATCGAGGAAGCTCTGCGCGCTGGGCCGATCGACCTGGTCATCTGGCAGGCCGGCATGACCGAGGCGGTGCGCGGCCTGCCGATCGACGACATGGCGGCGGTGATCTCGCAGGGGCTGGACCGCCTGCATGCCCGCGGCGTGGACGCCATCATCATGGGCATCCAGTACAGCCGCTTCCTGCGCGCCAATGCCGAGGTGGACCCGTATCGCGATGCGCTGCGCGTGCTGGCGGCGGCCGGGCATGCCGGCTTCTTCTCGCGCTACGACATCATGCGAGCGTGGGCCGAGGCCGGTACGGTCGACATGGAACGCGCCCAGCGCGACCGCCGCGCCGCCGAGGTCGACAAGCTGAACGACTGCCTGGCGCGCGCGCTCGGCGCCTTCATCCGGGACGGGGTGGCGGAAGCGCGGCGCTGA
- a CDS encoding formate--tetrahydrofolate ligase, producing MSTDLEIARAATLKPIREIAARAGIPDDALEPYGKFKAKIGLDFIAAQQDRPDGALVLVTGINPTPAGEGKTTTTVGLGDALNALGVKTMIALREPSLGPCFGVKGGATGGGYAQVLPMEDINLHFTGDFHAITSANNLLAAMVDNHLYWGNGTGLDARRISWRRALDMNDRALRSVVSSLGGVANGFPREDGFDITVASEVMAVFCLAKDLADLQARLGRMIVGQTREGKSVTAADIKADGAMAVLLRDAFAPNLVQTIEGSPALVHGGPFANIAHGCNSVMATRLGLKLADVVVTEAGFGADLGAEKFMDIKCRQAGLAPAACVVVATVRALKMHGGVAKAELGREDVAAVKRGVVNLARHVENVGKFGVPVVVGLNRFTGDTDAEIAAVQEAMRALGTDAILCTHWGDGAKGALDLARAVQGMIAGKRAAFAPLYTDHVSLAGKIETIAREVYRAASVSIPAPVAQKLERFEKDGYRDLPVCIAKTQYSFSADPTKLGAPEGHVLPVREVRLSAGAGFVVAVCGDIMTMPGLPRVPAAESIMLDADGRIEGLF from the coding sequence ATGTCGACCGACCTCGAGATCGCGCGCGCCGCGACGCTGAAGCCGATCCGCGAGATCGCCGCGCGCGCCGGCATCCCCGACGACGCGCTGGAGCCCTACGGCAAGTTCAAGGCGAAGATCGGGCTCGACTTCATAGCAGCCCAGCAGGACCGCCCGGATGGTGCGCTGGTGCTGGTCACCGGCATCAATCCCACGCCGGCAGGCGAGGGCAAGACCACCACCACCGTGGGCCTGGGCGATGCGCTGAACGCGCTCGGCGTGAAGACGATGATTGCGCTACGCGAGCCGTCGCTCGGTCCCTGCTTCGGCGTGAAGGGCGGGGCGACGGGCGGCGGCTATGCGCAGGTACTGCCGATGGAGGACATCAACCTCCATTTCACCGGCGACTTCCACGCGATCACCTCCGCCAACAACCTGCTGGCGGCGATGGTCGACAACCATTTGTACTGGGGCAACGGCACGGGGCTCGATGCGCGGCGGATCTCCTGGCGCCGCGCGCTCGACATGAACGACCGTGCGCTGCGCTCGGTGGTGTCGTCGCTCGGCGGTGTCGCGAACGGCTTCCCGCGCGAGGACGGCTTCGACATCACAGTGGCGTCGGAAGTCATGGCGGTGTTCTGCCTGGCGAAGGACCTGGCCGACCTGCAGGCGCGGCTTGGGCGCATGATCGTGGGCCAGACGCGCGAGGGGAAGTCCGTCACCGCGGCAGACATCAAGGCCGATGGTGCCATGGCGGTGCTGCTGCGCGACGCCTTCGCGCCCAACCTGGTACAGACCATCGAGGGCTCACCCGCGCTCGTGCATGGCGGGCCCTTCGCCAACATCGCGCATGGCTGCAATTCGGTGATGGCGACGCGGCTGGGCCTTAAGCTGGCCGACGTGGTGGTGACGGAAGCGGGCTTCGGTGCCGACCTCGGCGCCGAGAAGTTCATGGACATCAAGTGCCGCCAGGCGGGCCTCGCGCCGGCCGCCTGCGTGGTGGTCGCGACGGTGCGCGCGCTCAAGATGCATGGCGGCGTGGCAAAGGCGGAGCTGGGGCGCGAGGACGTGGCGGCCGTGAAGCGCGGCGTGGTGAACCTCGCGCGCCATGTCGAGAATGTCGGCAAGTTCGGCGTGCCGGTGGTGGTGGGGCTGAACCGCTTCACCGGCGATACGGATGCCGAGATCGCCGCCGTGCAGGAGGCGATGCGCGCGCTCGGCACCGATGCGATCCTGTGCACGCATTGGGGGGATGGCGCGAAGGGCGCGCTCGACCTCGCGCGCGCGGTGCAGGGCATGATCGCGGGCAAGCGCGCCGCCTTCGCACCGCTGTACACCGACCATGTCTCGCTGGCCGGCAAGATCGAGACGATCGCGCGGGAGGTGTATCGCGCCGCCTCGGTCTCCATCCCCGCGCCCGTCGCGCAGAAGCTCGAGCGCTTCGAGAAGGACGGCTACCGCGACCTGCCGGTCTGCATCGCAAAGACGCAGTATTCGTTCAGCGCCGACCCCACGAAGCTCGGCGCGCCGGAAGGCCACGTGCTGCCGGTGCGCGAGGTGCGGCTGTCCGCCGGCGCGGGCTTCGTTGTGGCGGTGTGCGGCGACATCATGACGATGCCAGGCCTGCCGCGTGTGCCGGCAGCGGAGAGCATCATGCTGGATGCGGACGGGCGGATCGAAGGGTTGTTCTGA
- a CDS encoding MipA/OmpV family protein produces the protein MHRFLPILAVLAGCLVAERAAAQTGLAPQAAPALGAPGFDQWRIGIGFGLLVTPDYLGSNDVTVRPLAAPEIRAPYDTVFLSFRDGLGATVLREGPFSAGLVLRPRFGRDQDDNSALRGMGDIRLSGEGGGFVSYSDGTWLARGEVRYGFGGYSGVVADARVDRVWRVHPQVILSAGPRLSWGGSGFAETFFGVDEDQSQRSGYAPFRPNDYWYAAVAGGATWAIDQRWALIMFGEVGRIMGQSADSPLIDRGSATQGVFGLTMAYRFLP, from the coding sequence ATGCATCGCTTCCTGCCCATCCTGGCGGTCCTGGCCGGCTGCCTGGTCGCCGAACGTGCCGCGGCGCAGACAGGGCTCGCGCCGCAGGCCGCGCCCGCGCTCGGCGCACCGGGCTTCGACCAGTGGCGCATCGGCATCGGGTTCGGGCTGCTGGTGACGCCCGACTACCTCGGGTCGAATGACGTGACGGTGCGCCCGCTGGCCGCACCCGAGATCCGCGCGCCCTACGACACGGTCTTCCTGTCCTTTCGCGACGGGCTCGGCGCCACCGTGCTGCGGGAGGGCCCCTTCTCCGCCGGGCTGGTGCTGCGCCCGCGTTTCGGCCGCGACCAGGACGACAACAGCGCGCTGCGCGGCATGGGCGATATCCGCCTGTCCGGCGAAGGCGGCGGCTTCGTCTCATACTCCGACGGCACCTGGCTGGCGCGCGGCGAAGTCCGCTACGGCTTCGGCGGCTATTCAGGCGTGGTCGCCGATGCGCGCGTGGACCGCGTGTGGCGCGTGCACCCGCAGGTGATCCTGTCGGCCGGGCCGCGCCTGTCCTGGGGCGGGTCCGGCTTCGCCGAGACGTTCTTCGGCGTCGACGAGGACCAGTCGCAGCGCAGCGGCTACGCGCCCTTCCGGCCGAACGACTACTGGTATGCGGCGGTCGCCGGCGGCGCGACCTGGGCGATCGACCAGCGCTGGGCATTGATCATGTTCGGCGAGGTCGGGCGCATCATGGGCCAATCCGCGGACAGCCCGCTGATCGACCGCGGCAGCGCGACGCAGGGCGTGTTCGGCCTCACCATGGCCTACCGCTTCCTGCCCTGA
- a CDS encoding Bug family tripartite tricarboxylate transporter substrate binding protein — MIERRSLLAAVPAALFATPLRAQEAWPTRPVTILVPFVAGGPSDIVGRIIAQRMASAIGQPVVAENRPGANGEVAGRAVARAAPDGHTLLVGSIGVFAINAALRPNLGYDPVRDFAPITLAVTTPNVLVVNAQRVPANTLPELVAWLKANAGRTSYSTSGVGSSDHLTMELFKQLTGTDPTHVPYGGGAAAATDLIAGNVQLSFQNLGTVAGHIQGGRLKAIAVTSRQRHAILPDVPTAIEAGLADFEVTSWQALMAPTNVPAPILSRLNAEATAALKHPESVQRLEQIGFTVVAGSADSYSAFQRAEIDRWRRVVQAANIRAE, encoded by the coding sequence ATGATCGAACGCCGCAGCCTGCTTGCCGCCGTGCCGGCAGCCCTGTTCGCAACACCGCTCCGCGCACAGGAGGCCTGGCCCACGCGGCCGGTCACCATCCTGGTCCCCTTCGTCGCCGGCGGTCCGTCCGACATCGTCGGGCGCATCATCGCACAGCGCATGGCCTCCGCGATCGGCCAGCCGGTGGTGGCGGAAAACCGCCCCGGCGCGAATGGCGAGGTGGCGGGCCGCGCCGTCGCCCGCGCCGCGCCGGACGGGCACACGCTGCTGGTCGGATCGATCGGTGTCTTCGCCATCAACGCCGCCCTGCGGCCGAACCTCGGCTATGACCCGGTGCGCGACTTCGCACCGATCACGCTGGCGGTGACCACGCCGAACGTGCTCGTGGTCAATGCGCAGCGCGTGCCGGCCAACACGCTACCCGAACTGGTCGCCTGGCTGAAGGCGAATGCCGGGCGCACATCCTATTCCACCTCGGGCGTCGGCTCCTCCGACCACTTGACGATGGAACTGTTCAAGCAGCTGACAGGCACCGACCCCACCCATGTGCCCTATGGCGGCGGTGCCGCCGCGGCGACCGACCTGATTGCGGGCAACGTGCAGTTGTCGTTCCAGAACCTCGGCACCGTCGCGGGACACATCCAGGGCGGACGGCTGAAGGCGATCGCCGTCACCTCGCGCCAGCGCCACGCCATCCTTCCGGACGTCCCGACCGCCATCGAAGCCGGCCTGGCGGACTTCGAGGTGACCTCGTGGCAGGCGCTGATGGCACCCACCAACGTCCCGGCCCCCATCCTCTCGCGGCTCAACGCCGAAGCGACCGCCGCGCTGAAGCACCCCGAGAGCGTCCAGCGCCTCGAACAGATTGGCTTCACCGTGGTCGCCGGCAGCGCCGACTCCTACAGCGCCTTCCAACGCGCCGAAATCGACCGCTGGCGGCGCGTGGTGCAGGCAGCGAACATCCGGGCGGAATAG